One genomic segment of Salmo trutta chromosome 8, fSalTru1.1, whole genome shotgun sequence includes these proteins:
- the LOC115198668 gene encoding regulator of nonsense transcripts 2 isoform X5, whose amino-acid sequence MLAEGKRSLNMDEKEVSSFSNKEKDREGDRRPASSRDKVKDEAKMSGKKDIGKAAEEKRRRLEEDKRKKEEKERKRKEEEKQKAEEEQRKKEEEEKKQQEEQERKVQEEEAKRQREEEAAQLKEKEEGHQLHQEAWERHQCRKELRIRNQNAHEGRPEETFFSRLDSSLKKNTAFVKKLRTLTEQQREALSNDFGSLNLSKYIGEAVGSVVEAKLKISDVGCAVHLCSLFHQRYAEFAPLLLQAWKRHFEARKEEKAPNVSKLRTDLRFIAELTIVGLFTDKEGLSLIYEQLKSIIGTDRETHTHVSVVISFCKHCGDDIAGLVPRKVKAAREKFGLTFPPSEIINTEKQQPFQNLLREYFTSLTKHLKKDHRELQNIERQNRRILHSKGELSEDRHKQYEEFATSYQKLLANTQSLADFLDENMPELPLDKTVQEEHGPGIDIFTPGKPGEYDLEGGIWEDEDARNFYENMVDLKAFVPAILFKDNEKGKDKEEAASKEAKDAAATTEELELELEALDIADDPLELDGPDEAENEAELAKKLLDEQEQEDEEASTGSHLKLIVDAFIQQLPNCVNRDLIDKAAMDFCMNMNTKSNRRKLVRALFTVPRQRLDLLPFYSRLVATLHPCMSDVADDLCSILKGDFRFHIRKKDQINIETKNKTVRFIGELAKFKLFSKTDTLHCLKMLLSDFSHHHIEMACTLLETSGRFLFRSPDSHLRTSVLLEQMMRKKQAQHLDARYVTMVENAYYYCNPPPMEKTVRKKRPPLQEYIRKLLYKDLSKVTTEKVLRQMRKLPWQDPESKGYLICCMVNIWNIKYNSIHCVANLLAGLVAYQEDVGIHVVDGVLEDIRLGMEVNQPKFNQRRISSAKFLGELYNYRMVESAVIFRTLFSFISFGVNPDGSPSPLDPPEHLFRIRMVCTLLDTCGQYFDRGSSKRKLDCFLIYFQRYIWWKKSVEVWSAEHQFPIDIDYMISDTLELLRPKMKLCISLEDSTRQVTELEREFLVKLGLAMDGQKDGRPSSAMGSEGEALDEDDDDDDEEGGADTEEQSGNESEMNEPEEEEGSENEEEEREEEEEENTDYLTDSNKENETDEENNEVTIRGGGLKHVACAEDEDFIQALDKMMLENLQQRSGEAVKVHQLDVAIPLQLKSQLKKGPGGPVCSGEGDADISDTMQFVMLTRKGNKQQFKILNVPLSSHLAANHFNQQQAEQEERMRMKKLTLDINERQEQEDYQEMMASLAQRPAPANTNRERRPRYQHPKGAPNADLIFKTGGRKQETKQERNERHEKHDRQERQEKDERNNRYEGQEARASQLSRTRY is encoded by the exons ATGCTTGCTGAGGGCAAGAGATCATTAAACATGGATGAGAAAGAGGTGAGCTCCTTTAGTAacaaggagaaagacagagagggtgaTAGACGGCCCGCCTCCTCCCGGGATAAAGTGAAGGATGAGGCAAAGATGAGTGGCAAGAAAGATATCGGTAAGGCCgcagaggaaaagaggaggagactTGAGGAGGACAAAAGAAAGAAGGAAGAAAAGGAGCGGAAacggaaagaggaggagaaacagaaggcagaggaggagcagaggaagaaggaggaagaggagaagaagcagcaggaggagcaggagagaaaAGTTCAGGAGGAGGAGGCCAAGAGACAGCGTGAAGAGGAGGCAGCTCAACTCAA ggagaaggaggagggtcaCCAGCTCCACCAGGAGGCCTGGGAGCGCCACCAGTGCCGGAAGGAGCTGCGCATCCGCAACCAGAATGCCCACGAGGGCCGTCCTGAGGAGACCTTCTTTAGCCGCCTTGACTCCAGCTTGAAGAAGAACACGGCCTTTGTCAAGAAGCTGCGCACGCTCACTGAGCAGCAGCGCGAAGCCCTCTCCAATGACTTCGGCTCGCTCAACCTCAGCAAGTACATCGGTGAGGCGGTGGGCTCGGTGGTGGAGGCCAAGCTGAAGATCTCTGATGTGGGCTGCGCCGTGCATCTGTGCTCCCTCTTTCACCAGCGCTACGCTGAATTTGCCCCACTGCTCCTCCAGGCCTGGAAGAGGCACTTTGAGGCGCGCAAGGAGGAGAAGGCGCCCAATGTGAGCAAGCTGCGCACCGACCTGCGCTTCATCGCAGAGCTTACCATCGTGGGCCTGTTTACGGACAAGGAGGGCCTTTCGCTCATCTACGAGCAGCTGAAGAGCATCATCGGGACAGACCGCGAGACACACACGCATGTGTCGGTGGTCATCAGCTTCTGTAAGCACTGCGGGGACGACATCGCGGGCCTGGTGCCTCGCAAAGTGAAGGCTGCCCGGGAGAAGTTTGGCCTGACCTTCCCTCCTAGTGAGATCATCAACACGGAGAAGCAGCAGCCCTTCCAGAACCTTCTGAGGGAGTACTTCACCTCGCTCACCAAGCACCTCAAGAAGGACCACCGTGAGTTGCAGAACATCGAGAGGCAGAACAG GCGTATCCTCCACTCCAAAGGGGAGCTGAGTGAGGACAGACACAAGCAGTATGAGGAGTTTGCTACGTCCTACCAGAAGTTGCTGGCTAACACCCAGTCTCTGGCTGACTTTCTGGATGAGAACATGCCAGAACTTCCACTGGACAAGACTGTGCAGGAAG AGCACGGCCCTGGCATTGACATCTTCACCCCTGGGAAGCCCGGGGAGTATGACCTGGAGGGGGGCATCTGGGAGGACGAGGATGCCAGGAACTTCTACGAGAACATGGTGGACCTGAAGGCCTTCGTCCCCGCCATCCTGTTCAAAGATAACGAGAAGGGCAAGGACAAAGAGGAGGCTGCTAGTAAAG AGGCTAAAGATGCTGCGGCCACCACAGAGGAGTTGGAGTTGGAGCTCGAGGCTCTAGACATCGCTGATGACCCTCTGGAGCTGGATGGACCTGATGAGGCAGAGAACGAGGCAGAGCTTGCCAAAAAACTGTTGGACGAGCAAG AACAAGAGGATGAGGAGGCAAGCACCGGGTCCCACCTGAAGCTCATCGTGGACGCCTTCATCCAGCAGCTTCCCAACTGTGTCAACAGAGACCTCATAGACAAG GCTGCCATGGATTTCTGCATGAACATGAACACCAAGTCAAACAGGAGGAAGCTGGTCCGGGCTCTCTTCACCGTTCCCAGACAAAG GTTGGATCTGCTGCCCTTTTACTCCCGTCTGGTGGCCACCCTTCACCCCTGCATGTCAGATGTGGCCGATGACCTGTGCTCCATACTCAAAGGAGACTTCAGGTTCCAC ATTCGGAAGAAGGACCAGATCAACAtcgaaacaaaaaataaaactgtAAGGTTTATCGGGGAGCTGGCGAAGTTCAAGCTGTTCTCTAAAACGGACACTCTGCATTGTCTGAAG ATGCTGCTGTCAGACTTCTCCCACCACCACATAGAGATGGCCTGCACCCTGCTGGAGACCAGTGGACGCTTCCTCTTCAGATCCCCCGACTCCCACCTCCGGACCAGCGTCCTTctg GAGCAAATGATGCGGAAGAAGCAGGCGCAGCACCTGGATGCTCGCTACGTGACCATGGTGGAGAATGCCTACTACTACTGCAACCCCCCGCCCATGGAGAAGACTGTCAGGAAGAAGAGGCCCCCGCTGCAGGAGTACATCCGAAAACTGCTCTACAAGGACCTCTCTAAGGTCACCACGGAGAAG GTGTTGAGGCAGATGCGTAAACTCCCCTGGCAGGACCCAGAGTCTAAAGGCTACCTGATCTGTTGCATGGTCAACATCTGGAACATCAAGTACAACAGCATCCACTGTGTGGCCAACCTGCTGGCCGGCCTTGTGGCCTACCAGGAGGACGTGGGCATCCACGTGGTGGATGGGGTCCTGGAGGACATCCGCCTGGGAATGGAG GTGAACCAGCCCAAGTTCAACCAGCGTCGGATCAGCAGTGCCAAGTTTCTGGGGGAGCTCTACAACTACCGCATGGTGGAGTCAGCGGTCATCTTCCGCACCCTCTTCTCCTTCATCTCGTTCGGAGTGAACCCGGACGGCAGCCCCAGCCCCCTGGACCCCCCCGAGCACCTGTTCCGCATCCGCATGGTCTGCACCCTGCTTGACACCTGCGGACAGTACTTTGACCGCGGCTCCAGCAAGAGGAAGCTGGACTGCTTCCTCATCTACTTCCAG AGGTATATCTGGTGGAAGAAGAGTGTGGAGGTGTGGAGTGCGGAGCACCAGTTCCCCATCGACATTGACTACATGATCAGTGACACCCTGGAGCTGCTCCGGCCCAAGATGAAGCTCTGCATCTCCCTGGAAGACTCCACACGACAGGTCACCGAGTTGGAGAGGGAGTTCCTCGTTAAactgg GACTGGCCATGGATGGACAAAAGGACGGCCGGCCCTCCAGTGCCATGGGGAGTGAAGGCGAGGCTCTAGACGAGGATGATGACGATGACGACGAAGAGGGAGGGGCGGACACAGAGGAACAGTCTGGCAATGAGAGCGAGATGAACGAGCCAGAGGAAGAA GAAGGGTCTGAGAATGAGGAAGAGGagcgggaggaagaggaggaggagaacactGACTATCTGACCGACTCCAACAAGGAGAACGAGACGGACGAGGAGAACAAT GAGGTGACCATCCGTGGTGGCGGTCTGAAGCATGTGGCATGTGCTGAGGATGAGGACTTCATCCAGGCTCTGGACAAGATGATGCTGGAGAACCTGCAG CAGCGGAGCGGGGAGGCGGTGAAGGTGCACCAGTTGGACGTGGCCATCCCCCTGCAGCTGAAGAGCCAGCTGAAGAAAGGCCCTGGAGGACCCGTCTGCTCTGGAGAGGGAGACGCAGACATCTCAGACACCATGCAGTTTGTCATGCTCACGCGCAAGGGCAACAAGCAGcag TTTAAGATCCTGAACGTGCCTCTATCCTCCCACCTGGCTGCCAACCACTTCAACCAGCAGCAggcagagcaggaggagaggatgaggatgaagaagCTCACTCTGGACATCAACGAGAGACAGGAGCAAGAAGACTACCAAG
- the LOC115198668 gene encoding regulator of nonsense transcripts 2 isoform X10, with protein MLAEGKRSLNMDEKEVSSFSNKEKDREGDRRPASSRDKVKDEAKMSGKKDIGKAAEEKRRRLEEDKRKKEEKERKRKEEEKQKAEEEQRKKEEEEKKQQEEQERKVQEEEAKRQREEEAAQLKEKEEGHQLHQEAWERHQCRKELRIRNQNAHEGRPEETFFSRLDSSLKKNTAFVKKLRTLTEQQREALSNDFGSLNLSKYIGEAVGSVVEAKLKISDVGCAVHLCSLFHQRYAEFAPLLLQAWKRHFEARKEEKAPNVSKLRTDLRFIAELTIVGLFTDKEGLSLIYEQLKSIIGTDRETHTHVSVVISFCKHCGDDIAGLVPRKVKAAREKFGLTFPPSEIINTEKQQPFQNLLREYFTSLTKHLKKDHRELQNIERQNRRILHSKGELSEDRHKQYEEFATSYQKLLANTQSLADFLDENMPELPLDKTVQEEHGPGIDIFTPGKPGEYDLEGGIWEDEDARNFYENMVDLKAFVPAILFKDNEKGKDKEEAASKEAKDAAATTEELELELEALDIADDPLELDGPDEAENEAELAKKLLDEQGKDEGLKLGYERGQGNRARAHSWVLRADQVNREQEDEEASTGSHLKLIVDAFIQQLPNCVNRDLIDKAAMDFCMNMNTKSNRRKLVRALFTVPRQRLDLLPFYSRLVATLHPCMSDVADDLCSILKGDFRFHIRKKDQINIETKNKTVRFIGELAKFKLFSKTDTLHCLKMLLSDFSHHHIEMACTLLETSGRFLFRSPDSHLRTSVLLEQMMRKKQAQHLDARYVTMVENAYYYCNPPPMEKTVRKKRPPLQEYIRKLLYKDLSKVTTEKVLRQMRKLPWQDPESKGYLICCMVNIWNIKYNSIHCVANLLAGLVAYQEDVGIHVVDGVLEDIRLGMEVNQPKFNQRRISSAKFLGELYNYRMVESAVIFRTLFSFISFGVNPDGSPSPLDPPEHLFRIRMVCTLLDTCGQYFDRGSSKRKLDCFLIYFQRYIWWKKSVEVWSAEHQFPIDIDYMISDTLELLRPKMKLCISLEDSTRQVTELEREFLVKLGLAMDGQKDGRPSSAMGSEGEALDEDDDDDDEEGGADTEEQSGNESEMNEPEEEKLAHNHTPPI; from the exons ATGCTTGCTGAGGGCAAGAGATCATTAAACATGGATGAGAAAGAGGTGAGCTCCTTTAGTAacaaggagaaagacagagagggtgaTAGACGGCCCGCCTCCTCCCGGGATAAAGTGAAGGATGAGGCAAAGATGAGTGGCAAGAAAGATATCGGTAAGGCCgcagaggaaaagaggaggagactTGAGGAGGACAAAAGAAAGAAGGAAGAAAAGGAGCGGAAacggaaagaggaggagaaacagaaggcagaggaggagcagaggaagaaggaggaagaggagaagaagcagcaggaggagcaggagagaaaAGTTCAGGAGGAGGAGGCCAAGAGACAGCGTGAAGAGGAGGCAGCTCAACTCAA ggagaaggaggagggtcaCCAGCTCCACCAGGAGGCCTGGGAGCGCCACCAGTGCCGGAAGGAGCTGCGCATCCGCAACCAGAATGCCCACGAGGGCCGTCCTGAGGAGACCTTCTTTAGCCGCCTTGACTCCAGCTTGAAGAAGAACACGGCCTTTGTCAAGAAGCTGCGCACGCTCACTGAGCAGCAGCGCGAAGCCCTCTCCAATGACTTCGGCTCGCTCAACCTCAGCAAGTACATCGGTGAGGCGGTGGGCTCGGTGGTGGAGGCCAAGCTGAAGATCTCTGATGTGGGCTGCGCCGTGCATCTGTGCTCCCTCTTTCACCAGCGCTACGCTGAATTTGCCCCACTGCTCCTCCAGGCCTGGAAGAGGCACTTTGAGGCGCGCAAGGAGGAGAAGGCGCCCAATGTGAGCAAGCTGCGCACCGACCTGCGCTTCATCGCAGAGCTTACCATCGTGGGCCTGTTTACGGACAAGGAGGGCCTTTCGCTCATCTACGAGCAGCTGAAGAGCATCATCGGGACAGACCGCGAGACACACACGCATGTGTCGGTGGTCATCAGCTTCTGTAAGCACTGCGGGGACGACATCGCGGGCCTGGTGCCTCGCAAAGTGAAGGCTGCCCGGGAGAAGTTTGGCCTGACCTTCCCTCCTAGTGAGATCATCAACACGGAGAAGCAGCAGCCCTTCCAGAACCTTCTGAGGGAGTACTTCACCTCGCTCACCAAGCACCTCAAGAAGGACCACCGTGAGTTGCAGAACATCGAGAGGCAGAACAG GCGTATCCTCCACTCCAAAGGGGAGCTGAGTGAGGACAGACACAAGCAGTATGAGGAGTTTGCTACGTCCTACCAGAAGTTGCTGGCTAACACCCAGTCTCTGGCTGACTTTCTGGATGAGAACATGCCAGAACTTCCACTGGACAAGACTGTGCAGGAAG AGCACGGCCCTGGCATTGACATCTTCACCCCTGGGAAGCCCGGGGAGTATGACCTGGAGGGGGGCATCTGGGAGGACGAGGATGCCAGGAACTTCTACGAGAACATGGTGGACCTGAAGGCCTTCGTCCCCGCCATCCTGTTCAAAGATAACGAGAAGGGCAAGGACAAAGAGGAGGCTGCTAGTAAAG AGGCTAAAGATGCTGCGGCCACCACAGAGGAGTTGGAGTTGGAGCTCGAGGCTCTAGACATCGCTGATGACCCTCTGGAGCTGGATGGACCTGATGAGGCAGAGAACGAGGCAGAGCTTGCCAAAAAACTGTTGGACGAGCAAGGTAAAGATGAAG GGCTCAAGTTAGGGTATGAGAGAGGTCAGGGAAACAGAGCTAGGGCCCACTCATGGGTGCTCAGGGCCGATCAAGTAAACAGAG AACAAGAGGATGAGGAGGCAAGCACCGGGTCCCACCTGAAGCTCATCGTGGACGCCTTCATCCAGCAGCTTCCCAACTGTGTCAACAGAGACCTCATAGACAAG GCTGCCATGGATTTCTGCATGAACATGAACACCAAGTCAAACAGGAGGAAGCTGGTCCGGGCTCTCTTCACCGTTCCCAGACAAAG GTTGGATCTGCTGCCCTTTTACTCCCGTCTGGTGGCCACCCTTCACCCCTGCATGTCAGATGTGGCCGATGACCTGTGCTCCATACTCAAAGGAGACTTCAGGTTCCAC ATTCGGAAGAAGGACCAGATCAACAtcgaaacaaaaaataaaactgtAAGGTTTATCGGGGAGCTGGCGAAGTTCAAGCTGTTCTCTAAAACGGACACTCTGCATTGTCTGAAG ATGCTGCTGTCAGACTTCTCCCACCACCACATAGAGATGGCCTGCACCCTGCTGGAGACCAGTGGACGCTTCCTCTTCAGATCCCCCGACTCCCACCTCCGGACCAGCGTCCTTctg GAGCAAATGATGCGGAAGAAGCAGGCGCAGCACCTGGATGCTCGCTACGTGACCATGGTGGAGAATGCCTACTACTACTGCAACCCCCCGCCCATGGAGAAGACTGTCAGGAAGAAGAGGCCCCCGCTGCAGGAGTACATCCGAAAACTGCTCTACAAGGACCTCTCTAAGGTCACCACGGAGAAG GTGTTGAGGCAGATGCGTAAACTCCCCTGGCAGGACCCAGAGTCTAAAGGCTACCTGATCTGTTGCATGGTCAACATCTGGAACATCAAGTACAACAGCATCCACTGTGTGGCCAACCTGCTGGCCGGCCTTGTGGCCTACCAGGAGGACGTGGGCATCCACGTGGTGGATGGGGTCCTGGAGGACATCCGCCTGGGAATGGAG GTGAACCAGCCCAAGTTCAACCAGCGTCGGATCAGCAGTGCCAAGTTTCTGGGGGAGCTCTACAACTACCGCATGGTGGAGTCAGCGGTCATCTTCCGCACCCTCTTCTCCTTCATCTCGTTCGGAGTGAACCCGGACGGCAGCCCCAGCCCCCTGGACCCCCCCGAGCACCTGTTCCGCATCCGCATGGTCTGCACCCTGCTTGACACCTGCGGACAGTACTTTGACCGCGGCTCCAGCAAGAGGAAGCTGGACTGCTTCCTCATCTACTTCCAG AGGTATATCTGGTGGAAGAAGAGTGTGGAGGTGTGGAGTGCGGAGCACCAGTTCCCCATCGACATTGACTACATGATCAGTGACACCCTGGAGCTGCTCCGGCCCAAGATGAAGCTCTGCATCTCCCTGGAAGACTCCACACGACAGGTCACCGAGTTGGAGAGGGAGTTCCTCGTTAAactgg GACTGGCCATGGATGGACAAAAGGACGGCCGGCCCTCCAGTGCCATGGGGAGTGAAGGCGAGGCTCTAGACGAGGATGATGACGATGACGACGAAGAGGGAGGGGCGGACACAGAGGAACAGTCTGGCAATGAGAGCGAGATGAACGAGCCAGAGGAAGAA AAGCTAGCACACAATCACACTCCCCCCATCTAA